Part of the Ananas comosus cultivar F153 unplaced genomic scaffold, ASM154086v1, whole genome shotgun sequence genome, TAGAAGCTTCAGTGGGGCCAAACGAAGCAATTTTCACCTCCCAAAATAGAaattagattcaattaaaagGTATAAAGTTCATGCGCAAAAGTTAAGGGAGGAATACATTAGTACATAACAATCAAGTAGATTTCAGAATACAAAAGAGCTAAGAATGTGCAATTAGACAGGAGCAGCAGAAACATAGCAATTAGATATTAGCAGATTTATCACCAAAAATTAACAAAGGGAATAACGACTTCCTCTCGACAACAAACATTGCAAAACAAGATGCATAAAATTAACTTCGGTTTACTTTAGTACAATACCATGCTCAATATAAAATCTCACGTTGACTCGATTTTCTCGTGTTTTTTGTATCGAAGTATCTCAACACCTAAGTGATCGATAACACCATGGACAGCAACATGCGGTTTTCCGACCTTCACACGAACAGCAGAGATCTGAGGGAATTTGAGGAGAGTGGTATTCACAATAAGATGAGCCACAGATTCCAGAAGATTCTGCGATGGACCCTCCACTACTTCTCTAACTATCCTGCACAACACATATTCAAAGATTGAGAAACCTAAGCgaatgatgcaatttgggtaaagaacgaaagaataACAGCTGCATTATTACTAGTTTGAACTTTATCTTTGCTTCTTTCTTCTGTTCAAATATGAAGTttcaatttttgtaaaaaaataaatgtcatTTTTATCACATTATAGATCAAAttatgtcatttaaaaatatcagactGAGTAAGAGGAAAAAGAGAACAACTTTGTCAAGTAAACAAAAATGGATGTCAaatacaagagaaaaaaaaagagctacaAAAAGCAGAATCCAGTTAATCATTTGTACATTGTTGATGACAATCCAGTTTTTGATATCTATAAAGTAATTTGCTAACAACATAAATTAGAGGCATATAACAAAATTAGACAAATACAACAGTTTCAAGTGTAACAAAAGTAAATTGTTGAGAACTCAGACAATCTGAAGAGCAAACAGATCACATTACACACAAAACCAAACAATAagacagaaagaaaagaaaaatattaaataacatattTCAGGAAAGGAATTACCTATAAATGTCAGTGTAGCTAACAGTATCAGATAGATCATCAGTTTTACCAGCAGTGCTCAAGTCTAACCAGGCATCGACATCCACGACAAACTTCTGACCAAGCTTTTTTTCCTCTGGCTTCACTCCATGAAATCCGTGGAACTGCAATCCTCTTAATATCAGCTTGTCTTCATCAACAAATTTGCGATCGGCCATAAGTACGCCTATGAAAATAGCATTACTCGGTCCTTTTATATAGCATCAAAAGCATATAACAATGTAGCTAAACCAAAAAAATGTCTACAATCATGAGGTTCTAAATGTATACTAGAAGACAATTTGTTTATGAGGCGAGGCTTCTAAAGATTGAAATGAAAACCCTTCGACTCAGTTCTTTACTATACATGcctatatttttttcctactcAAATGTTCAACATCCAGTATATCTAAGAGCAAGTGAAAATTGCAAGCaacaccaacaacaacaacaacaacaacaacaacaaaaaaaaggtaaGAATCAAGCTGATTTACTTCTACGGTACTCAAACTATCTTGAAAAAAAATCAGCTCGGTAATGCTTTCATGACTGATAAGGTCGCCAACATCCAACTACAAGAATATAAAATGTCGGAAACATAAGTTTGGCTTGCTCTGCTCTGCTGAAGTAAATTAGTGTTTTGTTGGATCAAAAACCTTATATAAATCATCATTCTACCTCTTCTTACTACGTGCCAAACGTAAGACCGTTGGAAAAGATCAAGCAAATTAACACTTCCCATTAAACTAACATTGCCTTTGAAGGCGCAGCGAACAAATTAAAGTTGAGAAATCCCCTACCTCAAACTCTAAACTGTATCAATCATTCAATGTAACTATGGACTAGAGGTGCTCGAACGCTTATTCGAGCCGGAGAAGTTATAAACATGGCGCAGTGAGATTTCAATGATTAAAAGGTTATATGTTCATCATGTAGGTCTTTTAGTGGTTGTGCGTGGAACCGCATGCGCAACCGCCGTATCTAAGGCCCTCAACTGTAGGCCACACACCAACATAATCATGGTTTTTGCTGCTTAGAAGCTGCAACACCATTTGTTCCGACACGCAAAGAACTAGGTTTAGGAATTAACCTGGCCTCAGCTTGAAATCATCTTTTGCGTGCACTAGCATTAGATTGAAAGAACCAACTTGATCATTGTTTACAAAATGTGAAATTTCTGACATGGTTTCTCAAACTAATACAAGTTTCACCCAATTCTACAATTTATTCTAAAAAGggaacatatatatacaattcCTCAAACACAAGAATCGAATATTATTGaagaaatatattgaatttaCAGCATTAAATTTTGTTTCAAGTTGGTGAAAATGAAATGGTACTAAATCCATACAAATTCATCGGAAAATAACaattccacaaaaaaaaaaatgctctaaGCCCATGTAGAGATTTACTCAACTCCcacaccaaaatccaaatttgtgAGTGATTTCATTAATTTGGTTGGAATAATAaagctcctcttcctcttctttaattttgccTCTTTTGATTCCCTTGCAAGTGTGGGATTTTGTGTGGGTAGGGTAGGGCGGTGGTGCTtcaaaggtaaaaatgtatgacgTGTCCCTCAACTATGGGCCATTATGAAATGCCTCCTTACATTTCAGGTTTTGGTGAAAATGTGTAGAGACGCTCCCACTATAGCTCGTTTTGGAATaggtccttttttttaattggacTCCTCACCTTTTAATTTTctggttttaaatttttatattgagtTAGGTTAAAAGTTTTATCAAATATAATGATTCTAGTAGTTTTTAATTCTTGATTAGATAGATTTTGTTTGCCAAAAAATGGTTGAAGTTATTgaacttttataaaattaccaATAAATTTGCTAATTTAATCCGTGCATGTTCAAACATCGGATTAATTTGAACTTGGAATTATTATGAATCCAATCTAGTACAATTTTATTCCCAAGCATGCCCTATTAGTTTAAgacttagttagttaattcggattcggcaaaaattcggtacgggtataatacgGATAAAATTCGcatcctaaattttaaattcgttggAAAATGCGGATAATAAACGGATTCGCCGATTATTCGGAtatgtgatttatacggatattatacgttcaccaaggatcaaaaattcggctattaaattaaaattttttcctctaaatttatactattagcataaatactcgtactcataatttttaagaatataaaaataaagagctacgaaataggaagaaaaaaaaaatgaattcagCACTTCACATACAGATAATAGCAAATATTAACTTCACTCATAGTCATGGTCTCATGGAGAATATGAATTTGTAGTTTTGTACCAGATGAAGTGGGCGTGCGGCGGCGGAACTCGAAACCAGATTGCGTGCGCGGCCACGTGGGGGGTTCCGATGGCGAGCGGCGCGCGGCCGGGGTGGTTCCAAACTTCCGATGGTGAGCAGCGCTCGGCCGAGCGGTGCGCGGCCGGGGTGGTTTCGAACTTCCGATGCTCGGCCGAGCGGAGGATTCCGATGGCGACCGGCGAGTGGTGCGCGGCCGGAGTGGTTCCGAATTTCCAATGCTCGGGCTCGCGGGGCGAGGATGGTTCTTTACAGGATGGTTCTGAAGAACCCAATCTTCGATGTCTAGACTCGGGAGGCGTGTGGCCCTGCGAGGGTTTCTGATGGCGAtcggcgagcggccggaagggGAAGGGATGGTGGCGGAGGCAGGGCCGAGGGGAAAGAACGCTAgggcaaaaaaattttgagcgaaagttttttttttttttctttattcggGTGGGCGacaatagggatgtcaatgggtatgcatacctcaaagttttttttttttttttttttaattcgggTATGGATTCAGTTATTCGAGCTAAACGAATATGTATTCGATTGTGGgtattattagaaaataaaactccgacaaatatgaatatggatatagattttgtatttacccaacccgaatccgaatcagagcacaaacccgaacccgaacccgaacccgaactcgaacccgaatagattatatatattatttatttatttatttatataatatataaaatatttaataatttttatttattgaatcTTCATCCACCGGTATACAATAgacaatttatttttcaaaatccaaatcctaataaatcttctattttcctCTATTTCCTAATTTCCTTCGCCCGTCCGCCCCGCGCGTCCCTAATTCCCTCTGCCATCCGCCCAATCTTCTATTTTCCTCTATTTCCTAATTTCCTTCGCCCGTCCGCCCCGCCCGTCCCTAATTCCCTCTGCCATCCGCCCTACCCGTCCCCAATACCCATTCGTTCTGCCATCCCCAATACCCATTCCTTCTGCCGTTCGCCCCACCCGTCCCCAAACCTCATCCGATTGAAGTCGAACcactcctcttctcctcccatTCTTTATTTCAATTCTAGTTATATTTCTTTGAAAAAGTTCTGATAAATTTCAATAACTAAAGAATATCCACAAACCGAAGTTTATAGAGATAAAACTAAGTACTGGGTAGTGACAAAGTctcaattttcatttttaacATACGCAATGTCAAATTCATTGACATCTTACAACAAcatttttgagaaataagaaaataatttttgtaaatagtttcAGAATTTTGAAAATCTGCGGCACCATCTTGGAGAAACTCCGTGTACTTGTTATAAATTTACAACAATGTATGTTcgtgcaaaagaaaaaaaaaagaaaaagaaaaattgtgatGAATGATGAATGATGTACAGATTTCTTATAAGGACCTTTCAGtctatgaaaaattacaaaaagttaaaaagaaaaaagaaagttgactttcaaaaataaagatttttataaaaatggcCTCTACAAGACGGAAAACATCAAACTGAAACAAAAATATGTACTTGTTTATGTTTATGCTTCTGAATCTTGTTGAAGAGGCTGGGTGTCATTGTGATGATTGTCGAGTGGAATGTACCTATTTTTGCTACATTTGGAAACATAAACAGTTATCAGAGCTTTGTACGTAATAAATCAAGATATTACTCTATAAATTATTGAGGAAAACGAAAtgtacaaaaataattaaaagaacaaTTTATTTACCCTAATGTTGAATCCTTACCTATACAAGTGTCTTCGGATTTTAGATACAAAAGATTACCCTTACACTTGCAATCATACTCGGCCCATGTATTCTTGTAACAGCAATCAGAATAGGAGCATGCAAGCGTTTCCTTACATTCATCAATGTCTGTAACattaatacaaatattttgGTCACTTTACTCTCTAAAtccaatcaattttatttttcactacaAGAAAAATAGACAAATAGTACCTTCTCATATGTGGTCATTGCCTTGGAACCCAAAAGGACACTGGCATCCGTTCAACACCGcatctgtaacacactggacctttgcaaattgtgaggttcgagtgattggatgtgtttcgagcttttccacacttggtggagggtcgtagaatgttttccgatccaaaaagttcgaaaacctgaattctggatgagtcctgagagttttcactctcggggaccgatccctgaaaggagagaccggtcccccagtgagtagtgttgtggcagccctgaggcaaccggtccctcgcgggcgagaccggtccccgagcgcatcctcgcagtgagagaccggtcccgcgcaaggagagaccggttcccgaacgttggtttttcgggttcgcagcgagagaccggtccctgctggggagagaccggtccctctgggcgaaaattgcccagaccgggctgatgcaattttagattttttgagggacctagctggattttgttgcaatagatggtctatatgatccatccactctctcttctcctcatttctctcctctcaactctctctacacccttgatagagaaggagaagaagaaggagaaggagaagaaggaagaaagaagaagattgagagcaaCTAGTGgtcttggagcatcttcctcaccctctcatctTCCTTAGtacttgaaggcttggacttggagcttgcaaaggaggagaccttcacccttggagcttggattggagcttctaaggaggtttgttgctcattTCCTACCTCTAGACCTTGATTTGAAGGTATttagtagatggaaccctagaatgggattttagggttgattttggggctttttgatctagggcttttgaggctagatttcttggattagaatcctcctttgggttagattggaaggatcctagcctACTTTCggagcttgagagagaattTCTACTCCCtgggtgagtttttgcccttttcttgtgattgttaatgtttgagcctagagttgctcgtaacgcttgtgtatctcttcgctgattacttttagggtattttgagactcgtagacaacttcgttcggcgaaacgaggcacgacgcgacggttcggtgggtttgacctagccacacaatgagaaaatctcatttgtgaagatttgagtatcgttaattgaaaaagcatgcataatcatgttagatatatttattatgaattttaaaatgcttaacatgcatatgttatgtatagtaaatttttggaccctTATGTGGTAGGATACATGCATGTGGgacatagcattctagttggAACTTAGAACCTTGATTCCTatgatgaaaatgaacattactttTATACATTTAACCTTTAAGCCCAATTGTGATAAtagggactttggaagcctagtGAGGCTTTGGGATTTAGACCATTTGAgattttgggccaatgtcataaagaggcatcggGCCTCGGGCTATAATGAACGTGGTATAATGTCGTATTTGAAATATAGAACATGAATTGAGCTTGATTGGTTGTGAAGCTTAAGTGtgataaagaggcactaagcaagtgagagttgagctatcacattgtgacacggacctagaccgttgggttactagtagcttttgcaatgtttgagacatgagggttggatacttaaGCCTTCACTATGCTTGCttgtcatttgtgctcattcgcacatgcttgtgaggatcgctccctacaagccggcactccggagttagcctatgcgacctatgtttgctcgtgcggtattgagaagcctacggggtcgagtgggacagacacattccaagagtagggatgttgggctaccacaggcacttaggcagcacaagctggactacctttggtaggtccttaattagaaatggaaatcgacacggtgttgagaatgaataatcactactagataggcttagtagttggattacttaaCATGCTTATGACCTAGCATTaggatatatatagtatactgggttgctttgatagagcttactTCTTAAGCActgacatattgcatcgtgagggtTACTTGTTATTGtgttgaggcatattagtatgcattggacatattatcttatgataaCATAGATGTACtttgacgcactggacctttgcaaattgcgaggttcgagtgtttgatctgtgtgtcgagccatctcagactttctgaagggtcgtagacagtgttccgatctatggctcgcatcccgagaattgagggtTTAAACCtgtaccaaaatcccaaaaggttggattgttggagtactctcggattagcctcagccaggctgtgtaccggtacagccttgatagttgtaccggtacagaatttgtaccggtacgccttgatggttgtaccggtacacaatagattttctgccaacccgaagctcgggttgggcagtttcgcaggaggtgtaccggtacactttcccgtgtaccggtacacaatgcagaatcTGGGCTGTTTCGTGGGGGGCGtttttgtaattgttgcaaCCCCTTTATAAACAACCCCAGCCCCTTTGAGAGCTCCTTTGAGCCCTAAACCTGAGGAGACAAGGTAAGAACTCCCTTTCTTGAGTTCtcttccatttttgatggattttggtgggttttgatcttctcctccttacttttttttgcttctttttgggtttcctccatgagagaagccttgagctcgggattggagctttgtggagggagAATCTTCAACCCCATTTGGATTGGGCcctagtttggagcttctatgAGGTTAGTAActagatcctttcctctagatctagtttttgttggattttactagatcaaatcctagattttggattttagggttaaatttggggattttcgttttgagggcttttgtaccaaattgatgggtttagaacctttgtttaggttagattggaaggactctagctcccatttggagattgtgagagcttccttcgcaatcggtgagttttcgTCTACCCTAGCCCTATATGCTTAAAGATTAAATTTAGCGTCGTTCGTTTCTACTAGatgacacatgtttctatacctctagggtactaggagtgtgGTGGACGCCTTCGTCGTGACAAACGAGAGCCTTCGTTGacgacggtgggtttggcttccttgaaattggaggaaattcctcctaagtggttaaatgctttcattctcttcaaattcaggcatattcatgtttagtagcatttatgggAATTTTGAATGCTTGGAActcatatgttatgcatcaagaaagttactctatatagtagagagacaaatgtgctttgttaatatgcatgcgacgaatattctatgagatgataggaaataaagtttcatgcttcgattttgactagaaattataagttcttgaacttagtatccatgttgggacaaaatgagccatagtgtcataaagaggcacttggactagagaattattaaactgcaacatagagacttgataataggccacattgacaacaactatattccatatttgagatatgatgaaatagtgacttggccacgagGACATTTGCTATATACCATGTTACTGAACATGAGGATTTGGTACTTGCGACTGATCGTttgattacttgccattgtgctcattcgcacatgcttgtgagggtcgctccctacaagccggcactccggagatggccatcgcgatacatattcgccgtgcgggattgggcgccgaagtggattgccgtgggccaggctcattcctagggtggggatgatgactaccacggggccattaggctcggcaccggccagacagcctacgggtgggtctcagggccatagacagccttcgggtgggtctcttcagatttgacttgagtattcatcatgacatgtggacagatgatgacttagagtattatttggacattgactagaatagtaaacaacggaactttactatttcgcattgtgaacattatgatagttggagacttttacttcatgcatagttgcttcatacttatgctatttatgctaagtagagatatcatgttgtagtaagttacattttacttacctttcgcttttctacatttatagtcactaacctcttttgtagctttgggccttgtggtgcattcactgaagtcagtaattgcccactgggaactatttttgatagttctcacccccctgttttatggtttccttttcagagccttctgcaccggcggaggcacgggatcgcggcaaggggatcgcgtagctagctagcgaggagcggtacttgcctaggtggtttactctttcttttgtagttgagagagtgagagtttttgtatccatgtatagagaccacctgtgtatctacctatagcacttgtatttgggatttcctattgtatttactttatgtcttatttagtggatttacagtttatCCTCATCCTcggttgtagcatttagacttttattatgctctgatactactagATGTCtggtattattgcttttattattgttgttttagacgccttatatgttgtagacatatggcgggtctgggcacgcgccgagcgggcttccgctgggtcccggggcgtgacatgtacatcaccatgacatcatatTTACTTGAAATTTAGTACTATAGCATTtcttttatgctttctttcagcagttctcctactcgctctttattgtttattattattgccgttacttacccttttctcttggggcctagtggtgcattgagctgaggtcagtaattacccactcggaactataaattatagttctcacgccctctgttttatgttttctttcagagccttccacgccgggagaggctagggaccgcgggaagggcgttgcttcgagctagcttccttcgaggacgattcgataggtggtctacctcttattgttttattttgtgagaggtcgAGAGTTGTACCTGCatttgtatagagaccaccatttttgtactagagtcGGATATTGTACTACCTTATATCTTACTTTTACTGTTTTGGTTATGTTTCCTTTACTCtggttatagatgatagaatcgtacctgctctgatatctctagttatggatcatttcttgcttttattttcgctgttgacctagacgccttatatgtgttgacatatggcgggtctgggcacgctaccgggagggcctctgccggtcccggggcgtgacagcatccCTCGTATGACAAAAAGGTGAATcacattaaaataattttcaagaAACATAACAtggataagtaaaaaaaatgagtTATCTGAAATAGAAAGACTAGATTACAATATCGACCAAGCAGAGAACGTTGGTCCATCTTTGGTTTCTGACCAACAACCTCCATTGTTCATCGCACACCTCCCTGGTCCCACAGctgaagtttaaaaaaaaatataaggtagtattgtgacgccccaacttcccaagggtcacccatcctaggactactcccgtcatagcacgcttaactctcttaacctcttgggccttgccatcaccgaaaatgcttaagccgggttaagagtttagccctattatatcttatataaggACTATGCTGGGtttcacaatctcccctccttatAGCCGCTGACGTCTCGTCACCTCAGACTCACACAGTACGCCCAAGCAGATGTGAGACTTATCTAAGCTAGCTCCGTCACCAGACCCTGCAATAAGCCAGAGActccatctcacacttccggtgGTAATTGGATATGATACAACGTGACGCCCcagcttcccagggggtcacccatcctaggactactcccgtcctagcacgcttaactctcttaacctcttgggccttgccatcacccaaaatgcttaagtcgggttaagagtttagccctattatatctcatatataggactatctcgGGTCTCACGAGTATTAACTATCAGCTTGAGAGCAAGTATAATTAAGTCAAAAGGCATATGCAAAGTGTTCATGTAATCATTACTGTGCACTAGAAGATTGGAATGATGTGGTTGCGGGCAGAATTATCGGTTTTCCTATGGAGAAAGCATTTTCTGTCTTTTCATTCGAGGGTTTAACTCATCCTGAATGTAATCAGCACATACATCGTTGCATAGTGtagaaaatatgtttttttttttagagataggtagcacgctacccgcttcatttatttcatttagaaataaacttagccagtgttggaaataatagggcagcggaaacttacaaaccggatagccaacgtatccgggaacccgaatcggatcggattgcttgttttacaagccttcttggatcgtccttgtctcgatgcttctggatctcccacgtttctcgccttctcccacgcgtacgccttacgccacggatcggatgcagatctgatgcgacggatgccaatcgaagagggctaccagagtcctcttttatgtccacactccaaaaccccgggaacgtaggtggaaatcctagagaagaagaagagagagagaataaggaaGATATTTCGTGGGTTCTTACGAATTTGATCGTATTCGATCGTCTCTTTTTCCGGAGAGAAAAATGggcgtatatatagaataacgaaatccctaaatatcctgaatctcatatagattaggataaggatcaggatatctattaacatataatagataTTCACTAGTAGATACGTtttttaactaataagaaatatatgatttattcttatcctaaacttattaggataaattccaatccacatcttaagtggatcgggttaaattaaaacccgccaatgtggacacaccacatggctacaatctcccacttggccacaTTGGCCAATTCTCTCTTATTCATTCATCTCTTCATACGGGTAATGGAGCGTGCGACCTGACGAAAGAAACACATGCAGGAGTGCTATATTAAGTCCCAACTAACATAGGCCATCACTGACTTAATTCGTCTATGCCCTAGACGTTTCAACACACACCGGATCAAGCATCACAAAGTCCCTCTCCTATAATAACAGGGCTCGACCCCACCGTTATTTCTCgtactcatgattatctcaagtaacacaaccgagataaccgcccgggcaatgagtcacaagacttacgtggtgtgttatcgaaacatcttcctcagccCCTCACGTTAATCCGTATTGGTCCAAGCACTTTACTAGACATGCTCCGCgagatcgtattttctcatgacCCTGAG contains:
- the LOC109704345 gene encoding dihydroneopterin aldolase 2-like, yielding MADRKFVDEDKLILRGLQFHGFHGVKPEEKKLGQKFVVDVDAWLDLSTAGKTDDLSDTVSYTDIYRIVREVVEGPSQNLLESVAHLIVNTTLLKFPQISAVRVKVGKPHVAVHGVIDHLGVEILRYKKHEKIEST